The genomic window TACGAGAAGCTGGGCGAAGTTGTAAGCATAACAATAGAAAGGGGTATGAAAGAAGTGAGGGATGCGAGCCCATTCGAACTCGCTTTCCGGGAGAAAATCAACGGTGTCCCCAAACATGAGTTTGAGCTCCTTGGAGTAAAGCTCGGATAGTTCTTCAAACGCCAGATACTCGCCTGACATTTTCTCGTGGGCAGAGATCTCGAACCTGGTGAACATGTTCTGCCTTGCGGTTGTTGCAAATATCTCTTCAATCCTGTTGACCAGAAAAGAGATCTTCTCCTCTCTTTCTTCAATGTTTTTCAAAAGAAAGTCCGTCATAAGCATTTCAGAAAAAACAGAGGCTGTTTCGGCCATTGTAAGCGGCGTATCATAGTTAACTAGGGTCTGTTTGGACGCCAGAACGCCGTGAAGGCCGTGGCCTAGTTCGTGTGCTAGTGTCAAAACGTCACTCATCTTGCCATTGTAATTGACAAGCACATACGGATGCATTCTTGGCGAGGCATACGCGCAGTAAGCTCCACTTCGCTTTCCCGGCATGATCGATCCATGAATATAATCCTCATCGAAGAATCTAGCAACTATACTTTCAATCCGGGGATCAAAGTTTCCCATAACCTCCAGAATCATCTTCTTCGCTTCCTGCCAATCAAATGTCCTGTCTGAAGTTCCAACAGGAGCATATATATCGCTGTGGAGAAGGGCTTCCCTCCCCATAATTGTCGCCTTCAGTCGGTAATAGTCGTGAACAACAGAATAACCATCAGTGGTGGCGTCGATGATACAATTCACTGCCTCATCTGAGACTTCGTTCAGTTCGTTCCTCATTGAAATAGGGGAATCATATCCCCTCTTGTCTGCTTCCAAGTCCCAATCTCTGGAAAGAGAATTGTAAAGATTGGTC from Mesotoga sp. Brook.08.105.5.1 includes these protein-coding regions:
- a CDS encoding M3 family oligoendopeptidase, with amino-acid sequence MSEGKLVQWDLTRLYGSPDDPSLEEDIRILISESDKLIKDFKGRIQTESVKASELKIAIEREEDLMNRFFRLSMFSFLSHSTDSKEPAVQKLLRKIDDLESQLESKLLFLKLELSKVSEDFFNSLMNSTELADYRHHLDLIRTQRKHMLSEPEERIMVLKEITGKKAILNLYDEFTSSFTYRITTGASEETLTESEVETLRRDHDSELRKKAFESLFRKAKENSIVLTNLYNSLSRDWDLEADKRGYDSPISMRNELNEVSDEAVNCIIDATTDGYSVVHDYYRLKATIMGREALLHSDIYAPVGTSDRTFDWQEAKKMILEVMGNFDPRIESIVARFFDEDYIHGSIMPGKRSGAYCAYASPRMHPYVLVNYNGKMSDVLTLAHELGHGLHGVLASKQTLVNYDTPLTMAETASVFSEMLMTDFLLKNIEEREEKISFLVNRIEEIFATTARQNMFTRFEISAHEKMSGEYLAFEELSELYSKELKLMFGDTVDFLPESEFEWARIPHFFHTPFYCYAYNFAQLLVISLYRKYLEDGAVFRRKYIALLESGGSESPKSLLQKVGIDVSDPVFWQKGISFIKENFLDTLRKMI